The Lysobacter capsici genome has a segment encoding these proteins:
- a CDS encoding MFS transporter, with protein sequence METTRLMMADRPTPAGDADMRASESSRVGAGAPSSHDFAQELCAQESAATNPSLQENRSIKHSAENANDRELSNTEANTADTADSLFAPRYRGLSLGAVALVALVAFEALAVTTAMPTVARALDGLPLYALAFGGTLAASVVGMVAAGRWADARGPAAPLRHGIAWFALGLILAGLAPSMLALIAGRVVQGFGGGLISVALYVVVGRVYPVALRVKVFVAFAAAWAVPAVVGPAISGAIVEHLGWRWVFLSVPVVALVAAWLVLPSLRGLGPSAPREATHSAGQQRTRLLWALLTTASLLALHYGGQQRGWPALAWLAPAIALLGWAASRLLPVGALRAARGLPAVVSLRGIAAGGFFLSEAYIPLLLSQERGLSPTWAGLVLTLGAIGWSTGSWYRGRSSDTGAPQRFLQAGMAMLALGVIAIAALIWPHTPLALGVAGWVLSGLGMGLIYPTLSVLMLELSPPEQQGVNSSALHLGDAIYTATALAVGGSLFAALLGRSHTLAYLCGFAIAFALALLGLVLATRVRVDAA encoded by the coding sequence ATGGAAACCACCCGGCTCATGATGGCGGACCGTCCGACGCCGGCCGGCGATGCGGACATGCGCGCGTCCGAATCCAGCCGCGTCGGGGCGGGTGCTCCGTCCAGTCACGATTTCGCGCAGGAGTTATGCGCGCAAGAGTCCGCGGCCACCAATCCATCCTTGCAGGAAAACCGCTCCATCAAACACTCCGCCGAAAACGCAAACGATCGCGAGCTCTCGAACACCGAGGCCAACACGGCCGACACCGCTGACAGCCTGTTCGCGCCGCGCTATCGCGGCCTGAGCCTCGGCGCCGTGGCCCTGGTCGCGCTGGTCGCGTTCGAAGCACTGGCCGTGACCACCGCGATGCCGACCGTCGCGCGCGCGCTCGACGGCTTGCCGCTGTACGCGCTCGCGTTCGGCGGCACCCTCGCCGCCAGCGTGGTCGGCATGGTCGCCGCCGGGCGCTGGGCCGATGCGCGCGGTCCGGCCGCGCCGCTGCGCCACGGCATCGCCTGGTTCGCGCTGGGCTTGATTCTCGCCGGGCTGGCGCCGTCGATGCTCGCGCTGATCGCCGGCCGCGTGGTCCAGGGCTTCGGCGGCGGATTGATCTCGGTCGCGCTGTACGTGGTGGTCGGCCGGGTCTATCCGGTCGCGCTGCGGGTCAAGGTATTCGTCGCGTTCGCCGCGGCCTGGGCGGTGCCGGCGGTGGTCGGCCCGGCGATCAGCGGCGCGATCGTCGAACACCTCGGCTGGCGCTGGGTGTTCCTGTCGGTACCGGTGGTGGCCTTGGTCGCGGCCTGGCTGGTGCTGCCGTCGCTGCGCGGGCTCGGCCCGTCTGCGCCTCGCGAAGCGACGCACAGCGCCGGCCAGCAACGCACCCGGCTGCTGTGGGCGCTGCTGACCACCGCCAGCCTGCTCGCGCTGCATTACGGCGGCCAGCAACGCGGCTGGCCCGCGCTTGCGTGGCTGGCGCCGGCGATCGCGCTGCTCGGCTGGGCCGCCTCGCGGCTGCTGCCGGTCGGCGCGCTGCGCGCGGCGCGCGGCCTGCCGGCCGTGGTCTCGCTGCGCGGCATCGCCGCGGGCGGGTTCTTTCTCAGCGAAGCCTACATCCCGCTGCTGTTGTCGCAGGAACGCGGGCTGTCGCCGACCTGGGCCGGGCTGGTGCTCACCCTCGGCGCGATCGGCTGGTCGACCGGTTCGTGGTATCGCGGCCGCAGCAGCGATACGGGCGCGCCGCAGCGGTTCCTGCAGGCCGGTATGGCGATGCTCGCGCTCGGCGTGATCGCGATCGCCGCCTTGATCTGGCCGCACACCCCGCTCGCGCTCGGCGTCGCCGGCTGGGTGCTGTCCGGGCTCGGCATGGGCCTGATCTATCCGACCTTGTCGGTGCTGATGCTGGAACTGTCGCCGCCCGAGCAACAGGGCGTGAACTCCTCGGCGCTGCACCTGGGCGATGCGATCTACACCGCGACCGCGTTGGCGGTCGGCGGTTCGCTGTTCGCCGCGTTGCTGGGCCGTTCGCACACGCTGGCCTATCTGTGCGGCTTCGCGATCGCTTTCGCGCTGGCGTTGCTCGGGTTGGTGCTGGCGACGCGGGTGCGGGTCGATGCGGCTTGA
- a CDS encoding phospholipase D-like domain-containing protein, with the protein MSEDVAAIDSPPPRRLRRWLKRATALLLVAWIAMGAYQVYKPLLPGISQAGPLRSATDVALLTDITWVDAANQRHSDQHVFDETLRLIGQAQRVIVADQFLFNDFGSQGGEVEYRKLSQQLTDALIARKRAVPRLHAVLITDPINTVYGGLPSPRLDALRAAGVEVVTTDLRRLRAPNPAWSGLWHLCCGWAGNNDRDGWIANPLGPGKVTLRSWLSLLNLNANHRKTLVVDQGDTWTALVASANPHDASSLHGNVALRFSGAAALDLLASERAVVALSGGSWPQGLPTSVPPDSIVDTTSAPRVQILTEARIRDGLQAAIDGAHGGDRIDIAVFYFSHRRLIDAVIAAHKRGVGVRVLLDPNEDAFGRKKNGVPNRQVASELHAAGVPLRWCDTHGEQCHAKLLLRSDRDGGIELIAGSANYTRRNLDDYNLESSARVVAESDAPVARQAAEYFEQSWSNGAGRGISADYPRYADESQWRKLWYRFSEASGLSSF; encoded by the coding sequence ATGTCAGAAGACGTTGCCGCCATCGACTCCCCGCCGCCGCGCCGCCTGCGCCGCTGGCTCAAGCGCGCGACCGCGTTGCTGCTGGTGGCCTGGATCGCGATGGGCGCCTACCAGGTCTATAAGCCGCTGCTGCCCGGGATCAGCCAGGCCGGCCCGCTGCGCAGTGCGACCGACGTGGCCCTGCTGACCGACATCACCTGGGTCGACGCGGCCAATCAACGCCACAGCGATCAGCACGTATTCGACGAAACCCTGCGCCTGATCGGCCAGGCCCAACGAGTGATCGTCGCCGATCAATTCCTGTTCAACGACTTCGGCAGCCAGGGCGGCGAGGTCGAATACCGCAAGCTGAGCCAGCAACTCACCGACGCGTTGATCGCGCGCAAACGCGCCGTGCCGCGGTTGCATGCCGTGCTGATTACCGACCCCATCAACACCGTGTACGGCGGCCTGCCGTCGCCGCGACTGGACGCCTTGCGCGCGGCCGGGGTCGAGGTGGTGACCACCGACCTGCGCCGCCTGCGCGCGCCCAATCCGGCCTGGTCGGGGCTGTGGCATCTGTGCTGCGGCTGGGCCGGCAACAACGACCGCGACGGCTGGATCGCCAATCCGCTCGGTCCGGGCAAGGTCACCCTGCGCAGCTGGCTGAGCCTGCTCAATCTCAACGCCAATCATCGCAAGACCTTGGTGGTCGACCAGGGCGACACCTGGACCGCGCTGGTCGCCTCGGCCAATCCGCACGACGCCAGCAGCCTGCACGGCAACGTCGCGCTGCGCTTCAGCGGCGCGGCCGCGCTCGACCTGCTCGCGAGCGAACGCGCGGTGGTCGCGCTGTCGGGCGGGTCGTGGCCGCAAGGCCTGCCGACCTCGGTGCCGCCCGACAGCATCGTCGACACCACCTCGGCGCCGCGCGTGCAGATACTGACCGAAGCCAGGATCCGCGACGGCCTGCAGGCGGCGATCGACGGCGCCCACGGCGGCGACCGGATCGATATCGCGGTGTTCTATTTCTCCCATCGCCGCCTGATCGATGCGGTCATCGCCGCGCACAAGCGCGGGGTCGGCGTGCGCGTGCTGCTCGATCCGAACGAGGACGCGTTCGGACGCAAGAAGAACGGCGTGCCCAATCGCCAGGTCGCCTCGGAACTGCACGCGGCCGGCGTGCCGCTGCGCTGGTGCGACACCCACGGCGAGCAATGCCACGCCAAGCTGCTGCTGCGCAGCGATCGCGACGGCGGCATCGAACTGATCGCCGGCTCGGCCAACTACACCCGCCGCAATCTGGACGATTACAACCTGGAAAGCAGCGCGCGCGTGGTCGCCGAATCCGACGCGCCGGTCGCGCGTCAGGCCGCCGAGTATTTCGAACAAAGCTGGAGCAACGGCGCCGGCCGCGGCATCAGCGCCGACTACCCACGCTACGCCGACGAATCGCAGTGGCGCAAGCTGTGGTATCGGTTCAGCGAGGCCAGTGGGTTGTCGAGTTTCTAG
- a CDS encoding glycosyltransferase — MDILMLSDVYFPRVNGVSSSIRTFAQSLARMGHSVTLVAPDYGPDSGQEQHDSGEFEIIRLGSRVIFFDPEDRLIRAPELRRIQPQLARRHWDVIHIHTPFRAHGLGVRLAAQTGRPTVETYHTYFEEYIGHYLPWAPAPLLRMAARKLSRVLCHGVDHLIVPTAQMVEVLDRYGIRTPSTVLPTGIDLSEFARGDGARFRAEHGIAANRPTVVTVSRLAVEKNIAFLLQVAKRLLGEFPELMFVIAGEGPDAERLKRLAKEHGLERNVRFFGNLDRRTSLLDAYRAGDAFVFASPTETQGLVLIEAMALGVPIVSTAVMGTATVLRGARSAVVSEDNVEAFAGHLATVLRSPQLRAQLSAAGPVDARAWSTEGLMEQVVALYQRLAQAKSLPRPVSADEPEIAG; from the coding sequence ATGGACATCCTGATGCTGTCTGACGTGTATTTTCCGCGGGTCAACGGGGTGTCGAGCTCGATCCGCACCTTCGCCCAGTCGCTGGCGCGCATGGGCCATTCGGTGACTCTGGTGGCGCCCGATTACGGGCCCGACAGCGGCCAGGAACAGCACGACAGCGGCGAGTTCGAGATCATCCGGCTGGGCTCGCGGGTGATCTTCTTCGATCCCGAGGATCGGCTGATCCGCGCGCCGGAGCTGCGCCGCATCCAGCCGCAACTGGCGCGGCGGCATTGGGACGTGATCCACATCCACACCCCGTTCCGCGCGCACGGCCTGGGGGTGCGCCTGGCCGCGCAGACCGGGCGGCCGACGGTGGAGACGTACCACACCTATTTCGAGGAATACATCGGTCACTACCTGCCGTGGGCGCCGGCGCCGCTGTTGCGGATGGCCGCGCGCAAACTCTCGCGGGTGCTGTGCCACGGCGTCGATCATCTGATCGTGCCGACCGCGCAGATGGTCGAGGTGCTCGATCGCTACGGCATCCGCACGCCGTCGACGGTGCTGCCGACCGGAATCGACCTGAGCGAGTTCGCGCGCGGCGACGGCGCGCGCTTTCGCGCCGAGCACGGCATCGCCGCCAATCGCCCGACCGTGGTCACGGTCAGCCGGCTCGCGGTCGAGAAGAACATCGCGTTCCTGTTGCAGGTGGCCAAGCGCCTGCTCGGCGAGTTTCCCGAGTTGATGTTCGTCATCGCCGGCGAAGGGCCGGACGCGGAGCGGCTCAAGCGCTTGGCGAAGGAACACGGCCTGGAACGCAACGTGCGTTTCTTCGGCAATCTCGACCGCCGCACCAGCCTGCTCGATGCCTACCGCGCCGGCGATGCGTTCGTATTCGCCTCGCCGACCGAAACCCAGGGGCTGGTGCTGATCGAGGCGATGGCGCTGGGCGTGCCGATCGTGTCGACCGCGGTGATGGGCACCGCGACGGTGTTGCGCGGCGCGCGCAGCGCGGTGGTCAGCGAGGACAACGTCGAGGCCTTCGCCGGCCACCTCGCCACGGTGCTGCGTTCGCCGCAACTGCGCGCGCAGTTGTCCGCGGCCGGGCCGGTGGATGCGCGGGCCTGGAGCACCGAGGGCTTGATGGAGCAGGTGGTGGCGCTGTATCAGCGGCTGGCGCAGGCGAAGTCGTTGCCGCGGCCGGTGTCGGCGGACGAACCCGAGATTGCGGGCTGA